The proteins below come from a single Branchiostoma floridae strain S238N-H82 chromosome 5, Bfl_VNyyK, whole genome shotgun sequence genomic window:
- the LOC118415922 gene encoding peregrin-like isoform X16: MTMLGYDFDVRVFLDNARACKPPYECPTCRRVYKSFSGIEYHLLNFDHSNPESNPSTPMRKGSRKSRHHRSGRRSPSPVDIRSPQRETLTYEQAQRLVEVDLDGRTHRIDITECLEIVTEDEIEEEVENKEIEPNVDNKSKTPIKNNKKEDKLKKDVTGVQVNVGKLPEPSFKQLDDYVEPPDVPARPKAYFRFIEKSVEELDEEVEYDMDEEDYAWLEMVNDKRKGDNMPAVSQEVFETLMDRLEKESYFESQSSGKGDPSSYIDEDAVCSICQDGECQNSNVILFCDMCNLAVHQECYGVPYIPEGQWLCRRCLQSPSRAVDCVLCPNKGGAFKQTDDARWAHVVCALWIPEVCFANTVFLEPIDSIDHIPTARWKLTCYICKQRGVGACIQCHKANCYTAFHVTCAQHAGLYMKMEPVRETGVNGTSISVRKTAYCDVHTPQGWDRTRHMMSEEDEDVPKGMSAKKAKKFKEEKSRQKMRKARKMLAEKRSAMPVVSVPYIPSNKVSKIVSRVSLQQKQKFFQRLHSYWMLKRQSRNGVPLLRRLQAHHQSQRNKEWKEESEKHRALKEQLQYWQRLRHDLERARLLVELIRKREKLKREQVKVSQLAMEMRLTPFLFLLRRTLEQLEEKDAGKIFSEPVPLDEVPDYLEYIKEPMDFATMRTKVEGHQYRTLDDFERDFELIIKNCMTYNAKDTIFYRAALRMRDQGGAIIRQARRLAERAGYDADSGMHTSEAPKVEEATTLRLEDVDNLLIPENRADMTLEDQLKELLEKLDMTTTIKHGGARSKRAKQLRREINVIRRKLAQQREHREEEVPVEPPSTPKRKKDKEDKSNSDSKSKDDAGTSNGNSNNASPTKTSRGRSKSRKKSRSKSSESEAALVPTSPSVQGGATTDPKPVATPERPNESSTPSTPTTPSTPGVGRRTSVLFNKKAKSKPFQDSVSPSKSPKSPGHKRGPGRPPGRPAKNKKQQNGEHALASIQEGSALLNADQNQATDFSTLRKRARSTSSSSNDSGSQRKRPRVNSTDTFDAETAVPTNKESFTVYRTDTSRPRSSSESDSSSTSETSDTSSSKQSKTGTQEGTEESSEESSGTEGEVIADPNKKGPGRGKAKLLNRTSANLEDESDTEDVPIQPLDLVWAKCRGYPSYPALIINPKMPRTGYFHNGVPIPVPPMEVLKGRPQVPENEELYLVLFFDNKRTWQWLPREKLHPLGVDSKLDHTKMNEGRKSSIRKSVAIAFDRAMNHRQRVEDGIRDSSNESSDSE, translated from the exons ATGACAATGTTGGGGTATGACTTCGATGTAAGGGTTTTCCTGGACAACGCACGGGCGTGTAAGCCTCCTTACGAGTGCCCTACATGCCGCAGAGTGTATAAGAGCTTCTCTGGGATTGAGTATCACTTACTGAACTTTGATCACAGCAACCCAGAAAGCAACCCCAGCACCCCAATGAGGAAGGGATCTCGGAAAAGCAGACACCACCGGTCGGGGCGGCGATCCCCGTCGCCGGTAGACATTCGCTCGCCTCAAAGAGAGACGTTGACATACGAGCAGGCGCAGAGGCTGGTGGAGGTCGACTTGGACGGTCGGACTCATCGTATCGACATTACAGAATGCCTTGAAATTGTGACAGAAGACGAAATAGAGGAGGAAGTAGAGAACAAGGAAATAGAACCAAATGTCGACAACAAGAGCAAGACCCCCATCAAGAACAACAAAAAGGAGGACAAACTGAAGAAGGATGTGACGGGGGTGCAAGTGAACGTAGGAAAGTTGCCAGAACCTTCTTTCAAGCAACTCGATGACTATGTAGAACCCCCGGATGTTCCTGCGCGTCCGAAGGCATACTTCCGTTTCATTGAGAAATCTGTGGAAGAACTTGACGAGGAGGTTGAATATGACATGGACGAAGAAGACTACGCCTGGCTAGAGATGGTGAATGACAAACGGAAAGGTGACAACATGCCGGCCGTTTCGCAAGAGGTTTTCGAGACATTGATGGACCGGCTAGAAAAAGAATCGTACTTTGAAAGCCAGAGTTCTGGGAAGGGCGATCCTAGTTCGTACATTGACGAGGACGCAGTGTGCAGTATATGCCAAGATGGCGAGTGTCAGAACAGCAATGTAATACTATTCTGTGACATGTGTAATCTCGCGGTTCACCAAGAATGCTATGGTGTTCCCTACATTCCCGAGGGACAGTGGCTATGTAGACGATGCTTGCAGTCTCCGTCGCGAGCGGTAGACTGCGTGTTGTGTCCCAACAAAGGTGGTGCTTTCAAACAGACAGACGACGCACGGTGGGCCCACGTGGTCTGTGCGTTGTGGATTCCGGAGGTCTGTTTCGCAAATACGGTATTCCTGGAGCCAATAGACAGTATAGACCACATTCCTACTGCTCGGTGGAAACTGACTTGTTATATCTGCAAACAGCGGGGTGTCGGTGCGTGCATCCAGTGCCACAAGGCGAACTGTTACACAGCATTCCATGTCACCTGTGCGCAGCACGCGGGACTCTACATGAAAATGGAACCTGTACGGGAGACGGGCGTGAATGGAACGTCCATTAGCGTACGCAAGACTGCATATTGTGACGTTCACACGCCGCAGGGATGGGACCGCACGAGGCATATGATGAGCGAGGAAGACGAAGATGTCCCAAAGGGGATGTCGGCAAAGAAAGCCAAGAAGTTCAAGGAGGAGAAGTCCAGGCAAAAGATGAGGAAAGCTCGGAAGATGCTTGCAGAGAAGAGGTCGGCTATGCCGGTGGTGTCCGTGCCCTACATACCATCTAACAA GGTTTCCAAGATTGTGTCGAGAGTGTCGCTGCAACAGAAGCAGAAGTTCTTCCAGCGGCTGCACAGTTACTGGATGCTGAAGCGACAGTCTAGGAATGGGGTACCGCTGCTGAGGAGGCTTCAGGCCCATCACCAATCACAGAGGAACAAGGAATGG AAGGAGGAGAGTGAGAAACACCGCGCCCTGAAGGAGCAGCTCCAATACTGGCAACGTCTCAGGCACGACTTGGAACGGGCCAGGCTATTGGTGGAGCTCATTCGCAAGCGAGAGAAACTTAAACGGGAGCAG GTGAAAGTGAGTCAGCTGGCCATGGAGATGAGGCTCACGCCGTTCCTCTTCCTTCTGCGCCGCACCCTCGAACAGCTGGAGGAGAAGGATGCTGGGAAGATCTTCAGCGAGCCAGTTCCACTTGACGAG GTTCCCGACTATCTGGAGTACATTAAGGAGCCAATGGACTTTGCCACCATGAGGACAAAGGTCGAAGGGCACCAGTACCGCACCTTGGACGACTTTGAGAGGGACTTCGAGCTCATCATCAAAAACTGCATGACGTACAATGCCAAGGACACCATCTTCTACCGGGCAGCCCTCAGAATGAGAGACCAG GGAGGTGCGATCATCAGACAAGCAAGGCGACTGGCAGAGCGAGCGGGTTACGATGCTGACTCTGGTATGCACACATCCGAGGCACCAAAGGTAGAGGAGGCGACCACGCTCAGGCTAGAGGATG TGGACAACCTGTTGATTCCAGAGAATAGAGCAGACATGACTTTGGAAGACCAGCTGAAAGAACTGCTGGAGAAACTGGACATGACCACTACCATCAAGCATGGAG GAGCTCGGTCAAAAAGGGCCAAACAGCTGCGTCGAGAAATCAACGTGATCCGGAGAAAGCTGGCGCAACAGCGAGAACACCGTGAAGAAGAGGTGCCGGTTGAACCACCCTCGACTCCAAAGAGAAAGAAGGATAAAGAGGACAAGAGCAACTCCGATTCAAAATCTAAAG ATGATGCTGGCACTTCTAATGGCAACTCCAACAATGCATCACCAACCAAAACCTCCAGGGGGCGCTCCAAGAGCAGAAAGAAGTCCAGGTCCAAGTCCAGTGAGAGCGAGGCGGCCCTCGTCCCCACCAGCCCATCGGTGCAGGGAGGAGCTACCACTGACCCAAAGCCAG TAGCTACTCCCGAGCGACCCAATGAGAGCAGCACACCCAGCACTCCCACCACCCCGTCCACCCCCGGCGTCGGCAGGCGAACCTCCGTACTCTTCAACAAGAAAGCCAAGTCCAAGCCATTCCAGGACTCTGTCTCCCCCTCAAAGTCCCCAAAGTCTCCCGGGCACAAAAGGGGGCCCGGCAGACCCCCGGGAAGACCAGCCAAAAACAAGAAGCAGCAGAACGGGGAACACGCACTAGCTAGTATACAGGAGGGTAGTGCCTTGCTGAACGCTGACCAGAACCAAGCCACGGACTTTAGCACGTTACGCAAGCGCGCCCGTAGCACCAGCAGCAGCAGTAACGACAGCGGCAGCCAGAGGAAAAGACCGCGGGTAAACTCCACGGACACTTTTGACGCGGAGACGGCGGTACCTACCAACAAGGAGAGTTTCACGGTGTACAGAACAGACACGAGCCGGCCGAGAAGTAGCTCCGAGTCGGATTCCAGCTCCACCAGCGAAACCAGCGACACCAGCAGTAGTAAACAAAGCAAAACTGGGACTCAAGAAGGGACGGAAGAGAGCAGTGAGGAATCGTCTGGTACGGAAGGGGAGGTTATAGCTGATCCCAACAAGAAGGGACCTGGAAGGGGAAAGG CCAAGTTGCTGAATCGAACTTCAGCAAACCTTGAGGATGAGTCGGACACGGAGGACGTCCCCATTCAGCCGCTGGACTTGGTGTGGGCCAAGTGTCGAGGGTATCCCTCTTACCCAGCTTTG ATCATTAACCCAAAGATGCCAAGGACGGGTTACTTCCACAACGGGGTTCCTATCCCGGTTCCTCCCATGGAGGTGCTTAAGGGGCGGCCGCAGGTTCCGGAAAACGAGGAGCTTTACCTGGTTCTCTTCTTCGACAACAAGCGCACGTG GCAATGGCTGCCCAGAGAAAAGCTTCACCCTCTGGGAGTGGACTCCAAGTTGGACCATACCAAGATGAACGAGGGGAGAAAGTCCTCCATCCGAAAGTCGGTCGCAATTGCATTTGACAGAGCAATGAACCACCGCCAGAGAGTAGAGGACGGCATCAGGGATTCATCGAATGAATCAAGCGATTCGGAATAG
- the LOC118415922 gene encoding peregrin-like isoform X2, with the protein MTMLGYDFDVRVFLDNARACKPPYECPTCRRVYKSFSGIEYHLLNFDHSNPESNPSTPMRKGSRKSRHHRSGRRSPSPVDIRSPQRETLTYEQAQRLVEVDLDGRTHRIDITECLEIVTEDEIEEEVENKEIEPNVDNKSKTPIKNNKKEDKLKKDVTGVQVNVGKLPEPSFKQLDDYVEPPDVPARPKAYFRFIEKSVEELDEEVEYDMDEEDYAWLEMVNDKRKGDNMPAVSQEVFETLMDRLEKESYFESQSSGKGDPSSYIDEDAVCSICQDGECQNSNVILFCDMCNLAVHQECYGVPYIPEGQWLCRRCLQSPSRAVDCVLCPNKGGAFKQTDDARWAHVVCALWIPEVCFANTVFLEPIDSIDHIPTARWKLTCYICKQRGVGACIQCHKANCYTAFHVTCAQHAGLYMKMEPVRETGVNGTSISVRKTAYCDVHTPQGWDRTRHMMSEEDEDVPKGMSAKKAKKFKEEKSRQKMRKARKMLAEKRSAMPVVSVPYIPSNNSSSLPTVRVSKIVSRVSLQQKQKFFQRLHSYWMLKRQSRNGVPLLRRLQAHHQSQRNKEWKEESEKHRALKEQLQYWQRLRHDLERARLLVELIRKREKLKREQSNLVQTYQVKVSQLAMEMRLTPFLFLLRRTLEQLEEKDAGKIFSEPVPLDEVPDYLEYIKEPMDFATMRTKVEGHQYRTLDDFERDFELIIKNCMTYNAKDTIFYRAALRMRDQGGAIIRQARRLAERAGYDADSGMHTSEAPKVEEATTLRLEDAPPKGSNRKKKKNRTTAAEHVLELHQVSGLIMGGVDNLLIPENRADMTLEDQLKELLEKLDMTTTIKHGGARSKRAKQLRREINVIRRKLAQQREHREEEVPVEPPSTPKRKKDKEDKSNSDSKSKDDAGTSNGNSNNASPTKTSRGRSKSRKKSRSKSSESEAALVPTSPSVQGGATTDPKPATPERPNESSTPSTPTTPSTPGVGRRTSVLFNKKAKSKPFQDSVSPSKSPKSPGHKRGPGRPPGRPAKNKKQQNGEHALASIQEGSALLNADQNQATDFSTLRKRARSTSSSSNDSGSQRKRPRVNSTDTFDAETAVPTNKESFTVYRTDTSRPRSSSESDSSSTSETSDTSSSKQSKTGTQEGTEESSEESSGTEGEVIADPNKKGPGRGKAKLLNRTSANLEDESDTEDVPIQPLDLVWAKCRGYPSYPALVSANNIINPKMPRTGYFHNGVPIPVPPMEVLKGRPQVPENEELYLVLFFDNKRTWQWLPREKLHPLGVDSKLDHTKMNEGRKSSIRKSVAIAFDRAMNHRQRVEDGIRDSSNESSDSE; encoded by the exons ATGACAATGTTGGGGTATGACTTCGATGTAAGGGTTTTCCTGGACAACGCACGGGCGTGTAAGCCTCCTTACGAGTGCCCTACATGCCGCAGAGTGTATAAGAGCTTCTCTGGGATTGAGTATCACTTACTGAACTTTGATCACAGCAACCCAGAAAGCAACCCCAGCACCCCAATGAGGAAGGGATCTCGGAAAAGCAGACACCACCGGTCGGGGCGGCGATCCCCGTCGCCGGTAGACATTCGCTCGCCTCAAAGAGAGACGTTGACATACGAGCAGGCGCAGAGGCTGGTGGAGGTCGACTTGGACGGTCGGACTCATCGTATCGACATTACAGAATGCCTTGAAATTGTGACAGAAGACGAAATAGAGGAGGAAGTAGAGAACAAGGAAATAGAACCAAATGTCGACAACAAGAGCAAGACCCCCATCAAGAACAACAAAAAGGAGGACAAACTGAAGAAGGATGTGACGGGGGTGCAAGTGAACGTAGGAAAGTTGCCAGAACCTTCTTTCAAGCAACTCGATGACTATGTAGAACCCCCGGATGTTCCTGCGCGTCCGAAGGCATACTTCCGTTTCATTGAGAAATCTGTGGAAGAACTTGACGAGGAGGTTGAATATGACATGGACGAAGAAGACTACGCCTGGCTAGAGATGGTGAATGACAAACGGAAAGGTGACAACATGCCGGCCGTTTCGCAAGAGGTTTTCGAGACATTGATGGACCGGCTAGAAAAAGAATCGTACTTTGAAAGCCAGAGTTCTGGGAAGGGCGATCCTAGTTCGTACATTGACGAGGACGCAGTGTGCAGTATATGCCAAGATGGCGAGTGTCAGAACAGCAATGTAATACTATTCTGTGACATGTGTAATCTCGCGGTTCACCAAGAATGCTATGGTGTTCCCTACATTCCCGAGGGACAGTGGCTATGTAGACGATGCTTGCAGTCTCCGTCGCGAGCGGTAGACTGCGTGTTGTGTCCCAACAAAGGTGGTGCTTTCAAACAGACAGACGACGCACGGTGGGCCCACGTGGTCTGTGCGTTGTGGATTCCGGAGGTCTGTTTCGCAAATACGGTATTCCTGGAGCCAATAGACAGTATAGACCACATTCCTACTGCTCGGTGGAAACTGACTTGTTATATCTGCAAACAGCGGGGTGTCGGTGCGTGCATCCAGTGCCACAAGGCGAACTGTTACACAGCATTCCATGTCACCTGTGCGCAGCACGCGGGACTCTACATGAAAATGGAACCTGTACGGGAGACGGGCGTGAATGGAACGTCCATTAGCGTACGCAAGACTGCATATTGTGACGTTCACACGCCGCAGGGATGGGACCGCACGAGGCATATGATGAGCGAGGAAGACGAAGATGTCCCAAAGGGGATGTCGGCAAAGAAAGCCAAGAAGTTCAAGGAGGAGAAGTCCAGGCAAAAGATGAGGAAAGCTCGGAAGATGCTTGCAGAGAAGAGGTCGGCTATGCCGGTGGTGTCCGTGCCCTACATACCATCTAACAA TTCGTCTTCTCTCCCTACTGTCAG GGTTTCCAAGATTGTGTCGAGAGTGTCGCTGCAACAGAAGCAGAAGTTCTTCCAGCGGCTGCACAGTTACTGGATGCTGAAGCGACAGTCTAGGAATGGGGTACCGCTGCTGAGGAGGCTTCAGGCCCATCACCAATCACAGAGGAACAAGGAATGG AAGGAGGAGAGTGAGAAACACCGCGCCCTGAAGGAGCAGCTCCAATACTGGCAACGTCTCAGGCACGACTTGGAACGGGCCAGGCTATTGGTGGAGCTCATTCGCAAGCGAGAGAAACTTAAACGGGAGCAG TCTAATCTTGTTCAAACCTACCAGGTGAAAGTGAGTCAGCTGGCCATGGAGATGAGGCTCACGCCGTTCCTCTTCCTTCTGCGCCGCACCCTCGAACAGCTGGAGGAGAAGGATGCTGGGAAGATCTTCAGCGAGCCAGTTCCACTTGACGAG GTTCCCGACTATCTGGAGTACATTAAGGAGCCAATGGACTTTGCCACCATGAGGACAAAGGTCGAAGGGCACCAGTACCGCACCTTGGACGACTTTGAGAGGGACTTCGAGCTCATCATCAAAAACTGCATGACGTACAATGCCAAGGACACCATCTTCTACCGGGCAGCCCTCAGAATGAGAGACCAG GGAGGTGCGATCATCAGACAAGCAAGGCGACTGGCAGAGCGAGCGGGTTACGATGCTGACTCTGGTATGCACACATCCGAGGCACCAAAGGTAGAGGAGGCGACCACGCTCAGGCTAGAGGATG CCCCTCCTAAAGGCAGcaacagaaagaagaagaagaacaggaCGACAGCTGCCGAACATGTATTggaattgcaccaagtttctggGCTTATCATGGGAGGAG TGGACAACCTGTTGATTCCAGAGAATAGAGCAGACATGACTTTGGAAGACCAGCTGAAAGAACTGCTGGAGAAACTGGACATGACCACTACCATCAAGCATGGAG GAGCTCGGTCAAAAAGGGCCAAACAGCTGCGTCGAGAAATCAACGTGATCCGGAGAAAGCTGGCGCAACAGCGAGAACACCGTGAAGAAGAGGTGCCGGTTGAACCACCCTCGACTCCAAAGAGAAAGAAGGATAAAGAGGACAAGAGCAACTCCGATTCAAAATCTAAAG ATGATGCTGGCACTTCTAATGGCAACTCCAACAATGCATCACCAACCAAAACCTCCAGGGGGCGCTCCAAGAGCAGAAAGAAGTCCAGGTCCAAGTCCAGTGAGAGCGAGGCGGCCCTCGTCCCCACCAGCCCATCGGTGCAGGGAGGAGCTACCACTGACCCAAAGCCAG CTACTCCCGAGCGACCCAATGAGAGCAGCACACCCAGCACTCCCACCACCCCGTCCACCCCCGGCGTCGGCAGGCGAACCTCCGTACTCTTCAACAAGAAAGCCAAGTCCAAGCCATTCCAGGACTCTGTCTCCCCCTCAAAGTCCCCAAAGTCTCCCGGGCACAAAAGGGGGCCCGGCAGACCCCCGGGAAGACCAGCCAAAAACAAGAAGCAGCAGAACGGGGAACACGCACTAGCTAGTATACAGGAGGGTAGTGCCTTGCTGAACGCTGACCAGAACCAAGCCACGGACTTTAGCACGTTACGCAAGCGCGCCCGTAGCACCAGCAGCAGCAGTAACGACAGCGGCAGCCAGAGGAAAAGACCGCGGGTAAACTCCACGGACACTTTTGACGCGGAGACGGCGGTACCTACCAACAAGGAGAGTTTCACGGTGTACAGAACAGACACGAGCCGGCCGAGAAGTAGCTCCGAGTCGGATTCCAGCTCCACCAGCGAAACCAGCGACACCAGCAGTAGTAAACAAAGCAAAACTGGGACTCAAGAAGGGACGGAAGAGAGCAGTGAGGAATCGTCTGGTACGGAAGGGGAGGTTATAGCTGATCCCAACAAGAAGGGACCTGGAAGGGGAAAGG CCAAGTTGCTGAATCGAACTTCAGCAAACCTTGAGGATGAGTCGGACACGGAGGACGTCCCCATTCAGCCGCTGGACTTGGTGTGGGCCAAGTGTCGAGGGTATCCCTCTTACCCAGCTTTGGTGAGTGCCAATAAT ATCATTAACCCAAAGATGCCAAGGACGGGTTACTTCCACAACGGGGTTCCTATCCCGGTTCCTCCCATGGAGGTGCTTAAGGGGCGGCCGCAGGTTCCGGAAAACGAGGAGCTTTACCTGGTTCTCTTCTTCGACAACAAGCGCACGTG GCAATGGCTGCCCAGAGAAAAGCTTCACCCTCTGGGAGTGGACTCCAAGTTGGACCATACCAAGATGAACGAGGGGAGAAAGTCCTCCATCCGAAAGTCGGTCGCAATTGCATTTGACAGAGCAATGAACCACCGCCAGAGAGTAGAGGACGGCATCAGGGATTCATCGAATGAATCAAGCGATTCGGAATAG